The window TTGCGTACCTCGCGCTCTCTTTCATTTCCGAGCCTCCTCTATCGCTGATCTGACGGCACGAACCTGGTACTGCTTCGCGTCGTCTCCGGGCTTTCCGGATACTGTAATGGGCCTCGCAATCCTCGGATGTACGAAGTTACGGTGACTTCCTCTTCCCCCTCGGTCCACAAATCCGGCCTTCTTCAGGTCGGCAATGAAGTCCCTGATCTTGGGCGGCATTTAACGTCCTCTCCTACGATGTCTAGTCGCAGCTAGGCTAAATGGCGCGAGTTTACGAGCGTCTATTTGAGCCTTTTGTGTGTGCCCGGCATGGGCATGATTTTATGGGGTGCAAGTCCCCTGTACATTATCTGGGAGGATGTCACATTGACACCTTTAAAAGTACTAGCCGACGGCAAGGCGCGGAAGGGTGACCGACCCGCTGAAAGAAGCCTGAGTGCAAACCTGCGAGCCTACGGACAGAAACTGCATACAAGGCCGAACCCCAGGGCGAGTCGGCACAACA of the Gammaproteobacteria bacterium genome contains:
- a CDS encoding type II toxin-antitoxin system HicA family toxin; translation: MPPKIRDFIADLKKAGFVDRGGRGSHRNFVHPRIARPITVSGKPGDDAKQYQVRAVRSAIEEARK